From the Synchiropus splendidus isolate RoL2022-P1 chromosome 3, RoL_Sspl_1.0, whole genome shotgun sequence genome, the window TACCTCATAAGATGATCAGACTTTGGATGGTTGAACTCTAAAGAACTGACATCATGATCACTAAAGGATCACTCTTTAGCCTCATGTCATCTTGATTCAGGCTGAATCAAGGTTGTGCATCACCTCACTCTCTTGTTCACGATGGTGAGATGACTGTGCCCATAAAGAGAGCAGTTGAGGAGGGATTGTGTACAATGTAGAAGAAGAAAGAATGATCTGCAACAAAGGACTGCCATGTAGATGCTTGTTCCATGGAACAAGCCATTTTGGTCACAGCAACAGATCTAGTCCCTGCTGCAGCGCCAGCCTCGTCCACATTGATGAACACCTGCTGAAAGACTTCAGACAGAGCCAAATCCTGGCACTGGGACATTCCTGAGAACACAGTGGTAAGGTTTGAAAAATTCATCACCAACAATTTCTGGATGCATTCTACACAAGGTGTACCTGAAAAGTCACTCTTTGCCGGGTCGAAGGCGTCAACCATCCCCATGCGCTTCAGGCCGTCTTTCATCTGGAGCTTTTGTTCAATGGTGAAGTGAGGAAGAGAGACTTTGACAGGGGTCTTTGGCATTGCCACACTATCGGTCCTCTTCTTGAAGTGCCCATGGTCCAGCCAGCTCCTCATCTGCAGACAACACAATCCCACCAGTTCATTGTCTATGAGTGAATGTCAACGTGAACGGAACCAGGACGGCATCACCTTGGTGACCCGCCAGAGGATCTAATAAACACTGTGGTGTACATGAACTCATTGTTGTCTCTCCTGGAGTCTAAACATGATTCTTTTGGGCAATGCAGTTGGGCCGTCCTCTATGTCATGAGGCAGAATGATGAACATGCTGAAATCACCTCCTTTGAACGGCAGCTCCAAGTACTGTAGAACAGACAGTGTCACACATGACAGTCACTATTGCTGCAACTGCTCACTTCTTTTGGAATTTGTCACATGTCTCCATTACCTTGGTGTGGGTGTCAGCCTCATACGCAAAGTACCCCGACTGATTCATCATCTTCACTGGCTTCCACTCggtctgaaaacaaaatgtgcaaGCATTTGAAGCAAAGCAGAACCTGAAAGTGAAAAAGGATACTACTCGAGATGCaacaaacatgaaatgatcaaaaatagttatatatatactgtatctaCAAATCATGGTGGTACCTTGCTGATCCAGAACTTGTGAGTTGTTGTGTCACTTTCGCTAAATGGCTGTTCCCAGTCACCTTCAAAGAAGGTGGCATCCACCACCACCATCTTGGTCTCTTTGTTCACTGAACCCTTTCCCAGCAGATCCTGGCCCTTTCCTGGTGAGAGACAGGGACAGAGAGGTGACAGAGACACAATGGTGAGCAATTGGAAAATATGAGGGTTTCATCATGATTATTGACTAAAGATGTCTTTAAGTATAGTTTTATCCTTAAAAATCCATCCTAATTTCTCTGATCTCTGAAGTCGAACCCACCGTTAGTCTCACTATCCACCCAGTGGTTGATCTTGACTCTGGCTTCCTCAGCATGGTTGATGAAGTCCACAGGTTGGAGTTCAGCTCCAAAAATAGCTTTGCATTCTGTCTGGAAactctgcaagcatcaggattCACCAACTTGAGCAGCACATTCTCTCTCCCATGTGGTCATATATCAAGGACTTTTGTGTTAATTGTTGACACAGAAGTTGACAATAGATGATGTAAACTGTATATCAAGTCATTGAAGtcaaatgaagcaaaagaacAGGTCTTTATGTTTTTAGTTAAAAAGACACACTCTCAACAGCATCAGGAAACAACATTGGAGGCGaaacgtgcttcaattgaatGCCAACGTCACCATGCAAATGTGACGCCGTGGGAATTTTTCACCTTGAAAgaataaactgtgactgttttaTTCTGACTGACAAGAGTATGTTTGATGAACAAACCTCAGTGAAGTTGTAGGTCTTCTCTCCGAACAGTCTCTTGGCAAAATGGAGAAATTTTCTCTGCAGTCCCCCCACGTATTGGATAATATCCCCTTGTTCAGCGAGAGATTCCATCGCCTTATgttagaaggaaaaaaaagggaaggtGAAGAAACTCACCTACAAAATGGTCTTCACATGAAGTTGGCTAGTTGCCAGTCACCAAGACTCAGAGGAACAGCtgagattcattttcattcagggtAGCAACATCTATCCAATACTGGAACTGATTCCATGATGCCATGAACTTGTCTCCACGACTCTCTAGAACAGCTGCTGCTAACTTGAGATAAATGTTCATTCGCTTCATTACCTGAGCGATCTGCTTTTGGGTGTTGCCTCTGGCACCCAGCAGGAGCATCGCCAGAGTGGAGTAGACACTGAATGAGGAGTAGACTGTGTTGCCTGTTTCGCCACCATCACACATTGTCTTCATCAATTTCAGGCTGAAGGTGGTGGTAGCCTTGGACAGGGACTTAGATGATGCCATTTTATCGGACGAGGGAGAGTCAGTGAACACGTGATGCTGGTGAAGTCTGGAATAGACACAgagaaacaacaacattgtCTTGGTCAAAGTAGCCCTTCTTACATGGCAACAACTGAAACATCATGTTGGCCAACAAACCAGGTTCTTACCTGAGCGTGAATCAAGCAGAGACGTAAAGAAAGGAGCTCCACTGTCGCACTTTTATAGTCAAACAAGAAGAATGACACACCTCCAAGAATGAATGGATTTCAGGAAGATGGTCAATGGAATTGTGACCCAAGTTCCCCAAGTTGTCAACGTGACTAATTTGACTGCTTTGAAGAGGAAGGGCGTGTGTGCCCAGGCATAGTGTTCAGTCAGTGAGGTGAGGAGGATAGATTTGAAGATGAGCATTGTACTGTTTTGATATGGATCCAGGTGACAACTTTGTGACAGTATCTTTTGAAGATGACAGTAAGAAATATTATATTTCCCCCATCACAAAACTGTTGCCAACCATTTACAATAGTTTTATCTTTACTGAATTTATGGGAGTTGttcttatttgtttatttcaagtttGTCTCCTTCATGTCTAACTGGGTTACTATCAGCTTTATGATGGATGATTTTAAGAGTTTTCCTTTCAAAACTTAGTTGTACAGCCAAGTGAATGTTGAATGTGAATGACCATCCAAATTGCTGAAGAAGTACTCACGATATATACGATATATACTTTTTATAAATGGCGTTGTCTTTCCAGCTTATCATGTTATTCAATTCAGAAGTCATGGACCTTCATTCTCATTGTATTGTTCAATTACAAACATTGATATATCGATGCTGTTTCAATGCTTCTATCTGACAATATCACATCTGCAACAACAAATTAAGAGATAGATGATGGTGTGCTCCACACTGATGACAGCGAGTGACATTCATTTCCATTCAGGGTAAAAAAATCTATCCAAAACTGGAACTGATTCCATGATAATTCCACACTGCTGGTCACACAGGATTCCAGAAGTCTGGAACCGATGTCCTCACATGGGTGAAAGTCAGGTTCACAGTATCGTAGGAGTGATGTTGCAGGGTTTGTGTGAGACTTTTCAGAGTGACTGAACCACATTGGCGGTTGTGCTGGCGCACTGTGCCTGGCTCGCTTCCAGGGAACTTTCTTTGACATTATTTACAGACTTAACTTCCTCTTGGCCtgacatgacaatgacaaattctttgtcattgtcatgtgCCCACGTGATATTTCACTAACAAATCAATCCTTGTAACAGACTTGCTtgtaaaaacaatgaaaaaactaTGATTTTGAAGGACGACGAATATATGTATTTGGTAAAAGTCATGAATATTCCCAGAAAGTACTGTACTGCATACagtattttcaaaatgttttttcccctgAAAATAACTGAGCCTTAAGGAAACTGGACTTTGCTTTCTGTGATTGACAGAAATGAAGGTGAGGAGTCGGACAGAACCCAAGGGTGTTGAccttgatgaagcttcatgaaacaacatcctccttctcagagcccaccagactgcactctctgctctgaaatatttgcttttgaatGAGCATTTCAATGAATCCTCACATCACACATGGAACACTCATGGAATGCTTCTTATGCGTTGTCTTGCAGGTCAAAGAAAACCAATGTTTTGATGCCGTTTACTTGGTGATCTAGAGAGGTGagtgaatttaaatgaaagtgAGAGAAAGTGAAGGTGTGATGGAGACCATCTTAGCTGCCgtctttggaaagtttctttGCTCAGAGAAAAAGGCTCTGTGGAGGGACAGGAGAAGAGCCTACGttttccaagaagaagaaagttttaaaCAAGCAGTACCAGGAGTCACTACCGTCACTCTCAGATGGGATAGAAGAGAAGAACAAGCTCAGGGCTACCATTGATTTAACAATATAGTGATTAAAAATTTTCGTGCACTTTACTGTATATTCGTTTTTGTGATGAGTCTGTATgctattttgaaggcatgtttaaacgttACCATAGCAACCAGATTCAGAGAGCATGAGGGCACTGGTCAAGAGGAGGAGAGTTAGTCCggccacgttccaattgtcaagCGTTGACCGGTCCacggtgataaaaaggttggggaccactgcgcTAGAGGGCTCTGATGTCCTCATAGCACTGGAGTCACATTCAGCTAGTTACTATTTCTTACTTGTCTCCCAAAGGAGAATACATGTGTGAATGTGATGAATATGTCAATGCATCGGAATGATGTGTCTTTGTGACCAAATCATCAATATAACTTCAGTTTTGAAGACAATTCAACTGTGAGTTACACATGCAAATGATGTAAGAGATGGGACATGATTCATATTTCTTTACTGCTATTTGAGGATAAAGCAAACTACTGTGAAACATATAACTGACATCTTTTCAACCATGGCTCAAATACCCTCCACCAGCTGTGAAGGCTTACTGTCCTATGTGGGAAAGAAGACTGACAGAGTAGAGTGGGTCGACTAAAGACCATGCATCATTACATTTCATGAGAGAGAATCTCAGAGTtggatttcaaaatgaaaccttgtGTGAATTTCAAGacagaaactttttttgtttgttttttttgcgcCAAGACAGCACAACATTAAAAGATCATTTGAGGTTCATGAACTCACCAGGACTTTTATATTATTGTATCTGGCTGAATCAATGTTGTGTAATGAGTATTTTCAGGCTCACTGAGGTGAGTTGAATCCACCAGCGAAGAGAATAATGGAACTGCGTTTGTGTATAATAAGGAAGAAGAACAGATGATCTGCCACAAAGGATTCCCATTCGGTTCTCCTGCTACCACCCACCAACATGCCAGCAGTTGCAGCAGCTGCTTCGGTTCCCTCCTCATTCACATCTATGGAAGCCTGGTGAATGACACCAGAGACGGCCATATTGTCACACGAGGACATtcctgagaacagagcagaggGGTTTGAAACTCCACGTGTGCTGTATGTATTGCACTGGAGATGCACCTGAAAAATCACTGATTGTAGGATCAAAGGCGTCAACCATTCCCAGTTCCTTAAGAACGTCTTTTAACTGAATCTTGTCTTCAATGGAGAAGCAAG encodes:
- the LOC128755752 gene encoding leukocyte elastase inhibitor A-like isoform X1; this encodes MASSKSLSKATTTFSLKLMKTMCDGGETGNTVYSSFSVYSTLAMLLLGARGNTQKQIAQAMESLAEQGDIIQYVGGLQRKFLHFAKRLFGEKTYNFTESFQTECKAIFGAELQPVDFINHAEEARVKINHWVDSETNGKGQDLLGKGSVNKETKMVVVDATFFEGDWEQPFSESDTTTHKFWISKTEWKPVKMMNQSGYFAYEADTHTKMRSWLDHGHFKKRTDSVAMPKTPVKVSLPHFTIEQKLQMKDGLKRMGMVDAFDPAKSDFSGMSQCQDLALSEVFQQVFINVDEAGAAAGTRSVAVTKMACSMEQASTWQSFVADHSFFFYIVHNPSSTALFMGTVISPS
- the LOC128755752 gene encoding leukocyte elastase inhibitor A-like isoform X2; this translates as MASSKSLSKATTTFSLKLMKTMCDGGETGNTVYSSFSVYSTLAMLLLGARGNTQKQIAQAMESLAEQGDIIQYVGGLQRKFLHFAKRLFGEKTYNFTESFQTECKAIFGAELQPVDFINHAEEARVKINHWVDSETNGKGQDLLGKGSVNKETKMVVVDATFFEGDWEQPFSESDTTTHKFWISKTEWKPVKMMNQSGYFAYEADTHTKYLELPFKGGDFSMFIILPHDIEDGPTALPKRIMFRLQERQQ